In the genome of Dyadobacter fermentans DSM 18053, the window AAATTTAAATGATTTCATTGTAGTTTTAAATTAAAATTAAATTGAATTATGGATTTGTGTTAATTGTGTTTCATGTTAATCGTTCGGTTCCCGGAGCTTGTCGAGCAATGCGCTGATCTGCTCCGCCTCCTCTTCCGAGATGATGTTGAACCGGTTTTCCCAATCCTCGATAAACGGATCGAGTACTTTCAGCAGTTCTAGCCCTTCGCTGGTAATCACCACATCCACCGCACGGCGGTCGCTTTCACACGAAGTCCGTTTGGCCAGATTTTTCGCCAGCAGCTTGTCGATGAGCCGGGAGGTGTTGGAACTCTTATCGAGCATGCGATCGGTAATTTCGCTCACCTTGATCGGGTTGCCTTGCTGTCCCCTCAAAATCCGC includes:
- a CDS encoding MarR family winged helix-turn-helix transcriptional regulator yields the protein MSIETDIKQKKFRSPYQKLALNLVYTTKWLEYKQLESFKEHDITPQQYNVLRILRGQQGNPIKVSEITDRMLDKSSNTSRLIDKLLAKNLAKRTSCESDRRAVDVVITSEGLELLKVLDPFIEDWENRFNIISEEEAEQISALLDKLREPND